The following are encoded in a window of Dioscorea cayenensis subsp. rotundata cultivar TDr96_F1 chromosome 16, TDr96_F1_v2_PseudoChromosome.rev07_lg8_w22 25.fasta, whole genome shotgun sequence genomic DNA:
- the LOC120279488 gene encoding LOW QUALITY PROTEIN: probable methyltransferase TARBP1 (The sequence of the model RefSeq protein was modified relative to this genomic sequence to represent the inferred CDS: deleted 1 base in 1 codon), translating to MEKEDQLLRPVIQSRNQAVQRIKESQQQFIFVASLLDRIPNIAGLARTCEVFKAAGLAVSDASIIHDKQFQLISVTAEKWVPIIEVPVFSLKVFRKEKKREGFSILGLEQTANSVPLDQYSFPRKTVLVLGREKEGIPVDIIHALDACVEIPQLGIIRSLNVHVSGAIALWEYTRQQRSKQL from the exons ATGGAAAAGGAAGATCAGCTTCTGAGGCCAGTGATTCAGTCGAGAAATCAAGCTGTGCAAAGAATAAAGGAAAGTCAACAGCAGTTTATCTTTGTAGCATCATTACTTGATCGAATACCTAACATTGCTGGGTTAGCAAGGACATGTGAG GTATTCAAGGCAGCAGGTCTGGCCGTTTCTGATGCAAGCATCATACATGACAAACAATTTCAACTGATTAG TGTAACAGCTGAGAAGTGGGTTCCTATCATAGAGGTT CCTGTGTTCAGCTTGAAGgtttttagaaaagaaaaaaagcgaGAAGGTTTCTCCATCTTAGGCTTGGAGCAGACTGCAAACAGTGTTCCTCTTGACCAGTATTCCTTCCCACGGAAAACA GTTCTAGTCCTAGGGAGAGAAAAGGAAGGAATCCCTGTGGATATTATCCATGCACTAGATGCCTGCGTGGAGATTCCTCAGTTGGGCATTATTAGGTCTCTCAATGTGCATGTTAGTGGTGCCATTGCTTTATGGGAGTACACTCGGCAACAGCGATCTAAGCAACTATGA
- the LOC120279324 gene encoding glutamate dehydrogenase 2, mitochondrial-like codes for MNFFTATNRNFRHAAKLLGLDSKLAKSLLIPCREIKVECTIPKDDGSIHSFVGFRVQHDNARGPMKGGIRYHPDVDTDEVNALAQLMTWKTAVADVPYGGAKGGIGCSPSDLSASELERLTRIFTQKIHDLIGIHTDILAPDMGTNSHTMAWILDEYSKFHGHSPAIVTGKPLDLGGSLGRDAATGRGVVFATEALLAEHGKSISGLTFAIQGFGNVGSWAADLIHGRGGKIVAISDVNGAIRKPDGIDIPALSKHKAEGGLLKDFKDADIMDQNELLVQECDVLIPCALGGVLNKENAANVRAKYIIEAANHPTDPDADEILSKKGVTILPDIYANAGGVIVSYFEWVQNIQGFQWKEEKVNMELRKHMHDAFENIKSMCKTHDCGLRMGAFTLGVNRVARVTTLRGWEA; via the exons ATGAATTTCTTTACGGCCACGAACCGGAACTTCAGGCATGCTGCGAAGTTGCTAGGGCTTGATTCAAAGCTTGCGAAGAGTCTTTTGATTCCATGCAGAGAAATCAAG GTGGAGTGCACTATACCTAAGGATGATGGAAGTATTCATTCCTTTGTTGGGTTTAGGGTTCAGCACGATAATGCTCGCGGTCCTATGAAAGGTGGAATTCGGTATCATCCTGAT GTTGACACCGATGAGGTAAATGCTCTGGCTCAACTGATGACCTGGAAGACCGCCGTAGCTGATGTACCATATGGCGGGGCAAAAGGTGGTATTGGTTGCTCGCCTTCTGATTTGAGTGCCAGTGAGTTGGAACGTTTGACTCGTATCTTCACTCAGAAAATTCATGACCTCATTGGAATCCACACAGATATTCTCGCCCCTGATATGGGAACGAACTCGCAT ACTATGGCATGGATTCTTGATGAGTATTCTAAGTTCCACGGTCACTCTCCTGCTATTGTTACTGGAAAGCCTCTT GATCTTGGTGGGTCATTAGGTAGGGATGCTGCTACTGGTAGGGGTGTTGTGTTTGCAACGGAGGCTTTGCTGGCCGAACATGGTAAATCTATTTCAGGGCTAACCTTTGCAATTCAG GGTTTTGGGAATGTTGGTTCATGGGCTGCAGATCTCATACATGGTAGAGGTGGCAAGATTGTCGCAATTTCAGATGTAAATGGTGCAATTAGAAAGCCCGATGGCATAGACATTCCGGCTTTGTCCAAGCACAAAGCTGAGGGTGGTCTCTTGAAGGATTTCAAAGACGCAGACATCATGGATCAAAATGAGTTGCTGGTGCAAGAATGTGATGTTCTCATTCCTTGTGCCTTGGGTGGTGTcctaaacaa AGAAAATGCTGCTAATGTGAGGGCCAAATATATAATAGAAGCTGCCAATCATCCTACAGATCCTGATGCCGATGAG ATACTGTCAAAGAAGGGAGTGACTATTCTTCCTGACATATATGCAAATGCTGGCGGCGTGATTGTCAGCTACTTCGAATGGGTTCAG AATATCCAAGGATTCCAGTGGAAGGAAGAGAAGGTAAACATGGAACTGCGGAAGCACATGCATGATGCTTTTGAGAACATCAAATCGATGTGCAAAACTCATGACTGCGGCCTCCGGATGGGAGCATTTACTCTCGGGGTTAACCGGGTTGCAAGAGTGACTACTCTTCGAGGATGGGAAGCATAA
- the LOC120279329 gene encoding uncharacterized protein LOC120279329 — translation MDQQLITSPAESWTMSSKSAVKEQRPEKPRVSLWISSRRRSMMSKAWRVGCCFCYLDDDHRWARSWKVMFLEILDFLEFCSLVFLIFFVHRHDYGWACPDAALRDMRDRIGTVIGERRVIGALDQHLSLVLFAALVVTRRKKEENQYNDDEQE, via the exons ATGGATCAACAATTGATTACCTCTCCTGCAGAATCCTGGACGATGAGCTCGAAATCGGCGGTGAAGGAGCAGCGGCCGGAAAAGCCTAGGGTATCTTTGTGGATAAGTAGTCGAAGAAGATCAATGATGAGCAAAGCGTGGAGGGTTGGCTGTTGTTTCTGTTACCTTGATGATGATCATCGCTGGGCTCGAAGCTGGAAGGTCATGTTTCTTGAAATCCTGGATTTTTTGGAGTTTTGTTCCCtagttttcttgattttttttgttcatagaCATGATTATGGTTGGGCGTGTCCTGACGCTGCTTTAAGAG ATATGAGGGATCGGATTGGGACAGTGATTGGGGAAAGACGTGTCATAGGAGCTCTTGATCAGCACCTTTCACTAGTTCTGTTTGCAGCTCTTGTGGTCACAAGGAGGAAAAAGGAGGAAA ATCAGTACAACGACGATGAGCAGGAGTGA
- the LOC120278652 gene encoding AAA-ATPase At3g50940-like, which yields MASNSKKSMSSRQGFLATTASIAASAMLARSVFYDFVPEEVRTSMFSQIKIFQNLLSREFSMVIHDKEGMTTNNVYKASMTYLSSLVSHSTQRVRVKQFNDDKSLVVSLDSGQKVIDVFEGIQFKWCLYCSQNNVPSKDSDKKISSYMVSNSYSLELSCKKEHKDKALDVYLPWIMNWWNNTKNQNTILKLFLNSYEDWSSVNLHHPATFDTIAMDPELKKTIIDDLSKFKKGKDYYKSVGKTWKRGYLLYGPPGTGKSSLVAAIANFLNYNIYDLDLAQVQGNLQLKGLLIEMTNKSVIVIEDIDCSIPIKNRDSKDSYSYRPKVTLSGLLNFVDGLWSSCSEERIIIFTTNYKEQLDPALLRPGRMDMHIYMGYCSPSMFRTLVFNYHHIEHHSLFEQIEALIKDLEITPATISEHLLRSDDADVALQELLKFLQLSKQEALDKEKEKENKD from the exons ATGGCCTCCAACTCCAAGAAAAGCATGAGTTCAAGGCAAGGTTTCCTTGCCACCACAGCCTCCATTGCTGCTTCAGCCATGCTGGCACGCTCCGTCTTCTATGATTTTGTCCCCGAAGAAGTTCGAACCTCAATGTTCTCTCAAATAAAAATCTTCCAAAACCTTCTCTCTCGCGAATTCTCCATGGTCATTCATGACAAGGAAGGAATGACTACCAACAATGTTTACAAAGCTTCAATGACTTACCTCAGTTCTTTAGTATCACACTCCACACAACGTGTTCGAGTGAAGCAATTCAACGATGATAAGAGTTTAGTCGTCTCATTGGATTCAGGCCAAAAAGTTATCGATGTATTTGAAGGGATCCAATTCAAATGGTGTTTGTATTGCTCACAGAACAATGTGCCTTCTAAagatagtgataaaaaaattagtagttACATGGTATCGAATTCGTATTCTCTTGAACTCTCATGCAAGAAAGAACACAAAGACAAGGCTTTGGATGTCTACCTCCCATGGATAATGAACTGGTGGAATAACACCAAAAACCAAAATACCATCCTCAAGCTTTTCCTCAATAGTTATGAAGATTGGAGTTCTGTTAATCTCCATCATCCTGCCACCTTTGACACAATTGCCATGGATCCAGAGcttaagaaaacaataattgatGATTTATCCAAATTCAAAAAAGGTAAAGATTATTATAAGAGCGTTGGTAAGACTTGGAAGCGTGGTTATTTGTTATATGGTCCACCAGGGACCGGTAAATCTAGTTTGGTTGCAGCTATTGCCAACTTCctcaattataatatttatgatcTTGATCTTGCTCAAGTCCAAGGTAATTTACAACTAAAAGGATTGCTAATTGAGATGACTAACAAGTCAGTAATAGTGATTGAAGATATTGATTGTTCAATACCAATCAAGAACAGAGATAGTAAGGACTCTTATAGTTACAGACCAAAG GTAACTTTGTCaggtttattaaattttgttgatggTCTTTGGTCAAGTTGTTCAGaagaaagaataataattttcacaacCAATTATAAAGAGCAACTTGATCCTGCATTATTAAGGCCTGGTAGGATGGATATGCATATTTATATGGGATATTGCAGTCCTTCCATGTTTAGGACCTTGGTCTTCAACTATCACcacattgagcatcactcatTATTTGAACAGATTGAAGCATTGATTAAAGATCTTGAAATCACTCCTGCTACAATTTCTGAACATTTATTAAGGAGTGATGATGCTGATGTTGCACTTCAAGAACTCCTCAAATTTCTCCAACTCAGTAAACAGGAAGCTcttgataaagaaaaagagaaagaaaataaagat
- the LOC120279486 gene encoding LOW QUALITY PROTEIN: subtilisin-like protease SBT2.5 (The sequence of the model RefSeq protein was modified relative to this genomic sequence to represent the inferred CDS: inserted 1 base in 1 codon; deleted 5 bases in 3 codons): protein MASVAICALIILCILLALYQGSLNVDAEVFLVVMEDESVISYKKSGDDALKYKEKVITRHDIFLESLLPADSYSKLYSYTHLFNGFALHTTSREALEVLHSAQGIRIIHEDVKMVKMTTHSPEYLGLPTRVWPSLGGPDMAGDGVVIGLIDTGINPNHPSFANLKPGPPSDIGKFRGKCESAAHEFPLNACNGKIAGAQYFARAAIASGDFNASHDFASPFDSDGHGSHTAAIAAGEFRIPVISNNFSYGFASGMAPGAHIAIYKAIYSFGGYMSDVVAAVDKAVEDGVDILSLSIGPSAVPTGPAAFLNILEMELLFAVKAGVLVVQAVGNGGPTPSSVLSFSPWITSVAASTIDRKYNNSIVFGNGQVFTGTALSLPTQEGLFLPLAAAEDVCNWNETCILARNCQRPEPFNRSLIQGKLIVCTFSDFIFSPTSVDSIVSTAQKIGAAGFVIIMARGRSSEFLNETTSTLNLPLPGIVLSSREASEAFWDYYDSHTLRSKNEVVVNFGACARILDGRHAVYTGKGPSVASYSSRGPDVNNALMQTADVLKPNILAPGTSIWSAWSPTSQSDQYNIGQDFAILSGTSMATPHVAGVAALIKQKHPHWSPGNSPSALMTSAMLTDHSGELFISXKSVTGLTPATPFDYGAGFINPSHALNPGLVFDAKFRQYIQFLCVVPGVDDESVRSAVGTGCPTVRSDWCSDLNTASITVSNLVGSRQVIRKVTSVGSMEERYQVVVREPAGVAVTVNPQAFTIQPNSSMILKIMLEGREIANDYTFGELVFNGDKNHVVKVPLAIFVSSTL from the exons ATGGCTTCTGTAGCCATATGTGCACTGATTATTCTTTGCATTTTATTGGCTTTATATCAGGGTTCCTTAAACGTAGATGCTGAGGTTTTTCTTGTGGTGATGGAGGATGAATCTGTTATTTCTTATAAGAA GAGTGGTGATGATGCTCTGAAGTACAAGGAAAAGGTAATCACTAGGCATGACATTTTCCTGGAGTCCCTCCTCCCAGCAGATTCCTACTCAAAGCTTTACAGCTACACCCACTTGTTCAATGGTTTTGCTCTTCATACAACATCCAGAGAG GCATTGGAAGTCCTTCACAGTGCACAGGGAATTAGAATTATTCATGAGGATGTCAAGATGGTGAAGATGACCACTCATTCTCCAGAATATCTTGGTCTTCCTACCAGAGTGTGGCCATCGTTAGGTGGCCCTGATATGGCTGGTGATGGAGTGGTGATTGGTTTGATAGACACTGGGATCAATCCCAATCATCCCAGCTTCGCTAACCTGAAGCCTGGGCCACCTTCTGACATTGGAAAGTTCAGGGGGAAATGTGAGTCAGCTGCACATGAGTTCCCGCTCAATGCTTGCAATGGAAAGATAGCTGGTGCACAATATTTTGCCCGTGCTGCAATAGCTTCTGGTGACTTCAATGCGTCTCATGATTTTGCATCCCCTTTTGATAGTGATGGCCATGGCAG TCACACGGCAGCTATTGCCGCTGGGGAA TTTCGGATCCCAGTCATCTCCAATAACTTCAGTTATGGATTTGCAAGTGGAATGGCTCCAGGAGCACA CATTGCTATCTACAAGGCA ATATATTCATTTGGCGGCTACATGTCAGatgttgttgctgctgttgACAAG GCAGTAGAAGATGGAGTTGATATCTTGAGCTTGTCAATAGGACCATCTGCAGTTCCCACGGGCCCTGCTGCGTTTCTCAATATTCTAGAAATGGAGCTGCTTTTCGCTGTTAAAGCTGGAGTTCTTGTTGTCCAGGCGGTTGGCAATGGAGGACCTACTCCTAGTTCTGTACTCTCTTTCAGCCCATGGATCACAAGCGTGGCTGCCTCCACTATTGACCGCAAGTACAACAACTCGATCGTTTTTGGTAATGGCCAAGTTTTTACAGGCACTGCACTCTCCT TGCCTACACAGGAGGGGCTTTTCTTGCCACTTGCTGCAGCAGAGGATGTGTGCAATTGGAATGAAACTTGCATTTTAGCTCGGAACTGCCAGCGACCAGAACCTTTTAATCGGTCCCTCATTCAAGGGAAGCTGATCGTATGCACATTCAGTGACTTTATATTCTCACCCACCAGCGTCGATTCTATAGTCAGTACTGCTCAGAAAATTGGTGCTGCTGGGTTTGTGATCATTATGGCCCGTGGACGTAGTTCTGAATTTCTCAATGAAACTACATCGACCTTGAATCTACCACTCCCTGGAATTGTGCTTAGCTCCAGAGAAGCATCAGAG GCATTTTGGGATTACTATGACAGCCATACATTGCGAAGCAAGAACGAAGTGGTCGTTAATTTTGGCGCGTGTGCAAGGATTCTGGATGGGCGACATGCTGTCTACACTGGAAAGGGGCCAAGTGTTGCTTCCTATTCATCAAGGGGACCAGATGTAAACAATGCTCTCATGCAGACCGCAGACGTACTAAAACCCAACATCCTGGCCCCTGGAACTTCTATATGGTCTGCATGGAGTCCTACAAGCCAAAGTGATCAATACAACATAG GGCAGGATTTTGCCATCCTATCAGGAACAAGCATGGCCACACCCCATGTAGCTGGTGTGGCAGCTCTGATCAAACAGAAGCACCCGCACTGGAGTCCCGGCAAT TCACCCTCAGCCCTGATGACATCTGCTATGTTAACTGACCACTCTGGTGAGCTTTTTATCA TCAAGTCCGTGACGGGCCTCACTCCAGCTACTCCCTTTGACTACGGAGCTGGCTTCATCAATCCTTCCCATGCCTTAAACCCAGGCTTAGTCTTTGATGCAAAGTTCAGGCAATACATTCAGTTCCTCTGCGTGGTACCAGGTGTGGACGATGAGTCAGTACGAAGTGCAGTTGGCACTGGCTGCCCGACGGTGAGAAGTGACTGGTGCTCAGACTTGAACACAGCTAGCATAACAGTGTCCAACCTGGTTGGGTCACGGCAGGTAATTCGCAAGGTGACCAGCGTGGGGAGCATGGAAGAAAGGTACCAGGTTGTGGTGCGTGAACCAGCCGGGGTGGCTGTGACAGTAAATCCCCAGGCATTTACCATACAGCCGAACTCTTCGATGATcctgaagatcatgcttgaaggcAGGGAAATAGCTAATGATTATACGTTCGGGGAGTTGGTTTTCAATGGTGATAAGAATCATGTTGTCAAAGTCCCTCTTGCAATCTTTGTTAGCAGTACTTTGTGA